The following proteins are encoded in a genomic region of Maribacter hydrothermalis:
- a CDS encoding DUF983 domain-containing protein, translated as MIAKGSKLYSIIFLKCPRCHKGKFLEANPYKLSNFNKLKERCPKCDLKYSIEPSFYTGSMYVSYAVGIAVAVAAYVLTLIFGLQLGIKSLFITIVVALVLTMPWIAAVSKSIWANMFFKFDKELAKKIN; from the coding sequence ATGATAGCAAAAGGTTCAAAACTGTACAGTATAATTTTTTTAAAATGTCCAAGATGTCATAAAGGAAAATTTTTGGAGGCCAATCCCTATAAATTAAGTAATTTCAATAAACTAAAAGAACGGTGTCCAAAATGCGATTTAAAATATAGTATAGAACCTAGTTTTTACACAGGGTCTATGTACGTTTCTTACGCCGTTGGTATTGCAGTAGCTGTGGCAGCATATGTTTTAACCCTTATATTTGGATTGCAACTTGGCATAAAATCTTTGTTCATAACAATTGTGGTTGCATTGGTGCTGACAATGCCATGGATAGCCGCAGTTTCTAAATCTATTTGGGCAAATATGTTTTTTAAATTCGATAAAGAATTAGCTAAAAAAATTAATTAA
- a CDS encoding Crp/Fnr family transcriptional regulator: MIQDLTEEYGNIFEEELINEIVQVGTFKEVPEGYKLMEIGDFIRGMPLLISGVIKILREDEDGDELLLYYLEKGDTCSMTMACCMGDKKSEIRAIAETDAKLIMVPIQKMEEWTATYKSWRNFVFNSYHVRLNELLSTLDNIAFQKMDERLIGYLKEKARVTNDNIIHSTHQDIAYDLHSSRVVISRLLKKLEELGKIKLHRNYLEILDL; the protein is encoded by the coding sequence ATGATCCAAGACTTAACGGAAGAATACGGAAATATCTTTGAAGAAGAACTCATTAATGAGATTGTTCAAGTAGGCACATTTAAAGAAGTACCTGAGGGATATAAACTTATGGAGATTGGTGATTTTATAAGAGGTATGCCTTTATTGATTTCTGGGGTCATTAAAATTTTACGAGAAGATGAAGATGGTGATGAACTTTTATTATACTATCTAGAAAAAGGCGATACATGCTCTATGACCATGGCTTGCTGTATGGGTGATAAAAAAAGTGAAATTAGAGCAATCGCAGAAACTGATGCTAAATTAATAATGGTTCCTATTCAAAAAATGGAAGAATGGACAGCCACATACAAATCTTGGAGAAACTTTGTTTTTAACAGCTATCACGTTAGGCTAAATGAGCTGTTGAGTACTTTAGATAATATTGCTTTTCAAAAAATGGATGAACGCTTAATTGGTTATCTAAAAGAAAAAGCTAGGGTTACCAATGATAATATTATTCATAGCACCCATCAAGATATTGCCTACGATCTTCATAGTTCTAGAGTAGTAATTTCTAGACTCTTAAAAAAATTAGAAGAGTTGGGCAAAATTAAACTACACCGAAATTATTTAGAGATTCTGGATTTATAA
- a CDS encoding sulfite exporter TauE/SafE family protein: MEILHFFGYFSALIIGVSLGLIGGGGSILAVPVLAYLFTINEKAATAYSLFIVGASALVGGWQQHLKGYVDWRTAIVFGIPAIIGVTAVRHYVVPAMPDVLFQIEHFQFTRRMAMFGLFAILMIPAAYSMLKKDKPVLKTGSVHYNYPLILAEGLLVGSITGLIGAGGGFLIIPALVILANVEMKVAIGTSLIIIAIKSLMGFFLGDAMTMVIDWSFLAMFTGLSFIGIFIGSYLSNFIDGKKLKKGFGYFILIMAAFIFYMEFY, translated from the coding sequence ATGGAAATTTTGCACTTTTTTGGATACTTCAGCGCATTAATAATAGGAGTTTCATTAGGACTTATTGGTGGCGGGGGGTCCATATTAGCTGTACCTGTTTTAGCTTATTTATTTACAATTAATGAAAAAGCGGCTACGGCTTATTCACTTTTTATTGTTGGTGCAAGTGCATTAGTTGGTGGTTGGCAACAACATCTAAAAGGTTATGTGGATTGGCGTACTGCTATCGTTTTTGGTATTCCTGCAATTATTGGCGTAACGGCTGTTAGACATTATGTGGTGCCCGCTATGCCCGATGTTTTATTTCAAATTGAACACTTTCAATTTACGCGCAGAATGGCCATGTTTGGCTTATTTGCCATATTGATGATTCCTGCTGCATATTCGATGCTTAAAAAAGATAAACCTGTTCTTAAAACAGGTAGTGTCCACTATAACTATCCGTTAATATTGGCAGAAGGACTACTAGTTGGTAGCATTACCGGATTAATTGGAGCTGGTGGCGGATTTTTAATTATACCGGCACTGGTAATTTTGGCAAATGTAGAAATGAAAGTTGCCATAGGCACCTCTTTAATTATAATTGCTATAAAATCTTTAATGGGTTTCTTTTTAGGTGATGCTATGACAATGGTTATAGATTGGAGTTTTTTGGCAATGTTCACAGGGCTCTCATTTATCGGGATTTTTATTGGTAGCTACCTTAGCAACTTTATAGATGGTAAAAAATTAAAAAAGGGTTTTGGCTATTTTATTCTTATTATGGCAGCCTTTATTTTTTACATGGAATTTTATTAA
- a CDS encoding MBL fold metallo-hydrolase has translation MKVEQIYTGCLAQGAYYIESKGEVAIIDPLREVQPYIQKAKTNNAKIKYIFETHFHADFVSGHVTLAKETGADIIYGPQANPSFKAIIATDNQEFKLGDITIIALHTPGHTMESTSYLLRDEKGKDYALFSGDTLFLGDVGRPDLAQKIGILTERDLAGYLYDSLRKKIMPLADDVIVYPAHGAGSACGKNMMKETVDTLGNQKKMNYALRKDMTKEEFIDEVIDGLLPPPQYFPLNVKMNKEGYEDIKTVLERGTKALSPKAFEAAANETGAIVLDVRHQDDFAQGHIPRSIFIGLDGSFAPWVGALIADVKQPILLVTAKGMEEEAVTRLSRVGFDGTLGYLEGGFEAWKKAAMEYDTVSQIDADELKTAIKKDNVSVFDVRKESEYKSEHVIGAKNTPLDFLNDHLAQFPNNKTFYVHCAGGYRSMIASSILKSRGIHNLIDVKDGFKAIQEAKIPVSEFVCPTTLY, from the coding sequence ATGAAAGTAGAACAAATATATACAGGCTGTCTTGCACAAGGTGCATACTATATAGAAAGTAAAGGAGAAGTTGCTATTATAGATCCACTAAGAGAAGTACAACCTTACATTCAAAAAGCAAAAACTAATAATGCTAAAATTAAGTACATTTTTGAAACTCACTTTCATGCCGATTTTGTTAGTGGTCATGTGACTTTGGCAAAAGAAACTGGTGCAGATATCATATACGGACCACAAGCAAACCCCTCATTTAAAGCAATTATAGCAACAGATAATCAAGAATTTAAACTTGGGGATATTACTATAATTGCCTTACATACCCCTGGCCATACTATGGAAAGTACCAGCTATCTTTTAAGAGATGAAAAAGGTAAAGACTATGCGTTATTTAGTGGCGACACCTTATTTCTTGGTGATGTAGGTAGACCAGATTTAGCGCAAAAAATAGGCATACTTACGGAGCGCGATTTAGCAGGATATTTATATGATAGCTTACGAAAGAAAATTATGCCCTTGGCAGATGATGTAATTGTATATCCAGCACATGGGGCAGGTTCTGCATGTGGTAAAAATATGATGAAGGAAACGGTTGATACTTTGGGTAACCAAAAGAAAATGAATTATGCCCTACGTAAAGACATGACCAAAGAGGAATTTATTGATGAAGTTATTGACGGTTTACTGCCCCCACCTCAATATTTCCCTCTTAATGTAAAAATGAATAAGGAAGGTTACGAAGATATTAAAACAGTATTGGAACGTGGAACAAAAGCACTTTCCCCAAAGGCTTTTGAAGCCGCGGCAAATGAAACTGGCGCTATCGTTTTAGATGTACGCCATCAAGATGATTTTGCACAAGGCCATATTCCACGTTCTATTTTTATTGGTCTAGATGGCAGTTTTGCTCCGTGGGTCGGTGCTTTAATCGCAGATGTAAAGCAACCTATTTTATTGGTAACTGCAAAAGGCATGGAAGAAGAAGCTGTAACAAGACTTTCTAGAGTAGGTTTTGATGGTACGTTGGGATATTTGGAAGGTGGGTTTGAAGCTTGGAAAAAGGCTGCAATGGAATATGATACCGTAAGCCAAATTGATGCTGATGAACTTAAAACGGCGATAAAAAAAGATAATGTATCTGTTTTTGATGTACGAAAAGAATCTGAATACAAATCTGAACACGTTATAGGAGCCAAAAATACTCCTTTAGATTTTTTAAACGACCATTTAGCCCAATTCCCTAATAACAAAACATTTTATGTGCATTGTGCCGGTGGCTATAGAAGTATGATAGCTTCGTCTATTCTTAAAAGCCGAGGTATTCACAATTTAATAGATGTAAAAGATGGGTTTAAAGCTATACAGGAAGCGAAAATACCTGTCTCTGAATTTGTTTGCCCAACTACGCTTTACTAA
- a CDS encoding rhodanese-like domain-containing protein, whose product MSFLSALFGKKEQDVTGNITVLSKNEYATQIVTNNIKPIDVRTSSEYNSGHIKNAINIDFFNAGNFKNYFDKLNKEKPVYVYCRSGARSQKAARKLLNMGFTQVYDLKGGYNSWN is encoded by the coding sequence ATGTCATTTTTAAGTGCACTCTTTGGTAAAAAAGAACAAGATGTTACCGGTAATATCACCGTATTGAGTAAGAACGAATATGCAACACAAATTGTAACTAATAATATTAAACCTATTGATGTTAGAACATCATCTGAATACAATAGTGGTCATATTAAAAATGCAATCAATATAGATTTTTTCAATGCTGGTAATTTTAAGAATTATTTTGATAAGCTAAATAAAGAAAAACCTGTTTATGTCTATTGTAGATCAGGTGCAAGAAGTCAAAAGGCTGCTCGAAAGCTATTAAACATGGGCTTTACACAAGTGTATGATTTAAAAGGAGGGTATAATTCTTGGAATTGA